tccacaaaaattttttattttatacattgtatttttttttataaatgaattaaatatattttgtctttattcttttttttaatatatggttatatatagttttaatatgttatttacgattttttttataaatacagtatgaatataaaacaatttataaaaaatgtgggTATACAACTTGAAAACAATTGGCAACAAttggccatttttaaaaattatcaaagaagaGATATTAAAGTTAtcgattttaaatatgttagagactgtgataaaataaaaaattttagtcttGTATTTGTTGCAAAATCTCTCGAAAAAGAAAGCTTTAAAacgattattttatattttatcacgTTGGCAAGATTACGAAAAtaataaagaacttttaaatattatacataaCACGAAATTATTAGTAGAAAATTATCTTGTATATCATTATtgcatgtaaaaattttttttagcataatgaatattcacaaataaaattaaaaataacaaaacgtTTTCAATGTCGATGGAGAACACTGGCAGAATAtctggattttaaaaaatatgaaatggaAACTATCGAACAAGATCATAAAAAAGTAAACGAGAAAATGTATAaggttttaactttattatttcaaaagaaGGATTCAGAAAGTGACGCAATAAAAGCTTTATACGACGCATTTTGGTGTTAGTCGTTAGCAATGATATATATTACATAGATATCTAACTCGAGCCGCGGTTGTGAGGCAAATTTGTTTGTTGAAAGCCATATTGAATACTGGCAAAAAACgcaaaaaagatataatattttaaaaaacatctaattTTACTTTACTTACTAAAAAAATGGTTATACCTTGCTCTGCTTATGGTTGTGTAAACCGACTTACTAATGGTGTTGCGATATCTTTTCATAAAATCCCTTTAAAAATAGGGAGCTGTGTCAAAAATGGGTTGTGGCAACAAAACGTGCTTTGTTCTTagtaaatatagttatatatgttatgttcaCACTCATAAAGAAgattacaattattaaaatgcGAATAAATCTCGTTTAAAGGCTAATGTTGTACCATATATATTCGATTTCCCGGCgaaaatgcattgtaaaaagCCAATCAAAAGAAAACATGTTTCCAGGAATGTAACCGAGACatacaatcaaaaaaagatatctCTTTCGTTGCCATCTTCTTctcaaaatcatattttaactaGTGTTGAATTTACTATTgataatctaaataataaagttgactCTCCATCTAAAGTTAagcttaaaagaaaatttaagactCTTAAGCAAAAACtaagaagaaaagaaataaaaatcaatacaatggctaaaattattaaaaaacttgaaaatgatAAGCTTATATCTGCTGATACAGCTCAATTTCATGATAATAGTTTTTCTTCTCTTGtttgtgatttatttaaatctgaACTAGCGAATAAATGCAAAGATCCTAGAGGTCACAGATATTCAGAAGAAGTAAAGAAATTTGCTTTGACACTTCATTTTTACCTCGTGCCTTTACTTTTGTCAGATCATTGTTTGTTTTGCCTTGTATAAGTTCTTTATCAAATTGGTCTTCATCTATAGATTGTTTACCTGggttttttaaagatgttttttcttACATACAACAAAAGGGATTAGAagataatacatataaatattgtgCATTAATCTTTGATTTTATGCATATTAAATCAGGTCTTATTTATAATCAAAGTAATGGTAACTATGAAGGCTTTTCAGATTATGGAAACAATATATCTGCTTTTGATCCAAATTGTATAGCTACTGAGGCTCTCGTCTTTATGCTTGTTGGACTTCAAGGTCATTGAAAATGTGAAATGATTTCAACAACAAACTTGGTTTGTCTTCTAAAGCAATTAATTTGTGTATTCAACATGGTATAGATGTTCACAGCGTAACTTGTGATGGtgctttttctaattttagtgCAATGAAAAGTCTTGCTTGTtcatttgataaagttgaaaatatgaaaactcATTTCAATATTGAATCTTatgataaagttatttattttattcctgATCCTTGCCATATGCTAAAACTTGCACAAAATGCATGATGTGTTCTTGGTTTATTTATTGATgttcaaaaaagatttgtagAGTGGGAGCACATCACAATTCTGCAAAATTTGCAAGAGGACATAAGATTAAAGTTTGCCAATAAGTTAGGCAATGGCCATATTAATTTTCaaagacataaaataaatgtaaaaatagccGCCCAAACACTTAGTAAACCCGTAGCAGATGCTATTGAATATCTAATGCTATCTGGCCATCCCACTTTTCATGATGCTCAAGGAACATTAGATTTTATAAGaacaattaataaactttttaatctaCTTAATTCAAGAAGTCCATTTGGCAACGGTTTAAATAAACCCTTATTTCTTGATGACAAAATCCATTGGTTTAATGTTATTGAAAAGTCAGTTAAATATCTCGCTAACCTAACTGATAAATATGAGACTCAAATTCTTATTCATAGAAGAAAAACCTTTGTTATTGGTTTCATTGTCTCTGCAGCAAGTATTCAAGATTTGTCTAACAATTTACTATCAAGATCAGATTCATTTAATTCCTTCAAATATGTGTTGACCTACAAAATATCTTAAGATCACCTGGAACTGCTGTTTGCTTGTATTAGaggaaaaaatggttttaataataatccaaataatattcaattaaaGGCGagcttcaaaaaaatctttttaagaaACTTTCTGATTGGTTCAGAGCATGCAAATTGCctcacttttgaaaaaaattcagctGGTTCAATATTTTCATGGAACTGGAGTAAAAGCAGATCTCCAATCATAGACACAGAATTAAAAGATGAAgatgaaaatataattaaaaacttatcacaTAGCCTAGAAGAGATTTCAACATCAATAAACAAAGAAGCAATACTTGGTCATGTAGCTggttttattattagaaatcttaaaaagaaataaacttgTTGCATATGTGCTGAAGCACTTAACAAACCAGGTAATTTAGTTTGTGATCATGACTACACAGTATTTCACAAATCGTTGCAGTTatcttttataaacttaaaaaattttggtgGATTAAATATAGCATCTATTAGCgtcattaaaattattgaaaatgtgACCAAATTTTCAGAGTTTTAATTATAGGCCTGAATTCAACAATATTAACCACTTCTTCACGAAAAGACTTGAAATTAAtaatggtttataaaattaatcttgACCTTGCATGTGAAAAGTTGTTTCCGGAACTAAATGAGCATGATTTAGATCACGAGATTTTAACTGAAGATATGCACTCCTCTCAACTTTTGAAAAAGACAACTAATAAATATCTCTCAATTCGTCTATTTCCTTATGGAAAACAGTATACTAACGATATTAtccataaaaataaagttagttaCGTCagcagtttaataaaaaaaatttatttaaaggcatataaatatgtgttaaattttaaaaggaagtaaaattgttttggaGATAATGCAAATAATTTCGTTTTCTAAGatattctatttttatgaaaaaaatttattaaatttattaaaatttatgttaaaattatacattttattatataaatttttttttaaacatcttcataACCAGGTtttgtgtatatgtataaatatatatgtatgtatatataaaatatattatatatatatatatatatatatatatatatatatatatatatatatatatatatatatatatatataaatatatatatatatatataaattatgttagtgtattctacaaaaagagtgctcaatgttcttaaggagcagagcaataataaattagttaaaacacttatctaattttttctttcttctcacagtgtttctccatcagtaggttcatcaggaagaatCTTCCtaatgaacctactgatggagaaacattgtgtagaagaaagaaaaaattagataattgtttatactaatttttatatttatacatatatatatatatatacatatatataaatatatatatatatatatttatgtatttatatatagatatatatatatatatatatatatatatatatatatatatatatatatatatatatatatagaataaatcTATTGCGGCGGTAAATTCCGCCACCTCAAGCTGAGAATTTTGCTAGAGTGGCGGTAATTTTTCTAAGATAAGGCAAGCGACTTAAAACGAAGCAAAACCGGAAAAACACACACAACGAGCTGGTGAAAAAAATGGATCTACATAAGGAACAATGCTTTTAAACAGCAGCTGAAGCTCaagattttattacaaaatttgcaAAAACTCATCGGCATCCTCTGCGCCAAAGAAATAATGTAACAGCTTTATCATATAATAAGAAAGTGAGTATATCACATTTTATGTAAGGTcacattttatgtaaaataatattgacgcacctttaaaaaaacattttttttatttttctgtgaCAAACTAAATTCTGTATGCATTAgtgttttaacaataatatttctttaaaatgataaaaaaatattattatttatctcaTATTATTAATAGATGATTGATTTTTGTTGTTAGAGTTCAGCTGTTAGTGTTAAtgttacaacaacaacaagaacaatatatttaccagtaaatattatacaaagttgttaaataacataataCCGATTGGAAGGTTCGCTTTCATATAGCTTTTCTAAAACAAGTAGAGCAACCTTGTAAagaatacaaatttataaaggacaaagacaagaaaataagcaagtgtaaaaaataaatatgaataaaataaagaataatcaaaaacaaacccaaaaaaaaaaaaaaaaatagaatataatatacataaatatatatatatatatatatatatatatatatatatatatatatatatatatatatatatatatatatatatatatatatatatatacatatatatatatatataaggtaagTGTGGGTATTAAGGCCCacctaaaaaaatgaaaattaaaaaataaatgctgattttttttttatgtcagtGATAAAACCAGATAACTCTAATATTTTAATGTCgaaaaaaagtttcacaatttattttttccctAAGTTTGGATTAGTGGGCCTTATTACCCGCCGGGCCTTAATACCCACActtaccttatatatatatcactataACATTGATTAGGTACgtaacatgaaatttttaagttaatcaAACACTAGATTGTTATATAgcattaaaaaggtttttaattcaGTATTttcaagttgaaaaaattattaaaattgaacaattctacaaaaagttatggcATTTTGAGTACcgaatttttgatatatggatttctTGAACAAACTGCTATCAAATTTgaggttttttttaacataaaatgcATTGTACTTCTATTGCTTCTATAGAATGTACAAGGTaatgattttattgatttagGACAGATGCATGCATTGTTTATAAACATCAACATGTTGACTgtgaaaaaacaaagtattcTAATCATAGCCCATTAGCAGAAAAATTTagtcaaagttttaaattatatctttttattcgTCACACCTAATATAACAACAGTAGACTTCCATTAATTGGAATGGTCACTTATTGAAGTTCCCGATTATTTGAAACAGTTTCCATTTTCGAACTTTCTTTAATGGACTCATGCACTTATTTGAAGTTTGGGTTATACAAAGCAAATTCTTATTCCCTGTGGAGGCATGAACAACCGTGAGTTTTCTGTAATTATTTTCGTTACCGGTATATGCAATTAACATATTATCTATTAGtgagatattattttatatcagGTATATCCCCATACTATAATAATCAGAGGTGTAACGGATATGGTTTTTTGTGTATCCAGCCGGATACGGATATGCcggatatttatttttatatccaGCCGGATATGCCGGTTTTATGGCGATATTGAATATCATTATTTGCCTAATCAGAATAGAATTGAGTAAAAGGATTCATTTTTAGTGAGTTATTTTGTATACAATATCATTTAGAGTGACAATAGGCATACTCAATGACAGATTAAAGGGTGCAGCTTTCCCCGGCCCTCTAAAATTGGGACTCAGCAGGGGCACccaacttttttaatacatgTTATTACAGTTGCGGGTCTAATCTAGCCTTTCGTAAATTGTGTCCCTTTTATTGTTtcattgaattattattatctaaactttttaagctaagtttctaatatttttagctgtcatataaatactttaatattttgcatatatatatatatatatatatatatatatatatatatatatataaatatatatatacatatatatatatatatatatatatatatatatatatacacatatatatatatacatatatatatatatatatacatatatatatatatatatatatatatatatatacatgcatatacatataaaatacatatatatatatatatatatacatatatatacatgcatatacatataaaatacatatatatatatatatatatacatatatatatacacatatatatatatacatgcatatacatataaaaaacatatatatatatacatgcatatacatataaaatacatatatgtatatatacatgcatatacatataaaatacatatatatatatatatatacatgcatatacatataaaatacatatatatatatatacatgcatatacatataaaatacatttatatatgtatatatatatatatatatatatatatatatatatatatatatatttatatatatatatacatatatatatatatatatatatataaaatatataaaggtatatatattttatatatacattgcaaataagaaaaaaaaacttgttaaaaaaaatgcaaatgtaGCAAAGTATGtttctttgaataaaatacatactttgctacatttgcaaaaataataaaaatattatactgaATTTCttaaatgcataaataaatttcGAGGAGTTTATACTTCTACATAATTGgaattttgatattaaatcgtttctttgaatgaatattttgaaatcatttttcgaaacaacaaatttttattacattttattatctttaaattgAGTTTCGCAAGAAGctttcattcattatttttaagctAACGTTCTATTTGTTCTGTAATAAAAGAATAGTGTATAGGATATAACGTTATTATCTATAGTATAGATAATAACGTTATATCgaaattatcatttattattatagattcTATACCAACAAATATTTTGGTATCAAATGTGTGtattatagttaaatatttaatatcaattGTGAATACGTATAGTtttatatatcaggaaaatttaataatgaggAGCTTTATCGGgtcattatataaaataaatgacgCAAGTGATGCGTATGCAACCTGtaatatctgtaaaaaacaattaaacgtGGAACTAAGGAGGCTGGGCAAAAGTGTTTTAGTACGACACCTCTGCATaaccatattaaaataaatcatccaAAAGAATATAGTTAAGAGAGAAATAAAAGTGAACAGAAAAGAGCAGCTCAGCTCACACCAGCAGTTTTCTCAACTGGTACAACAGAAAGTGAGGAAATCGCTTGTGAAACTTCTGAGCAGACTTCAATAAATGAgtatttaaagtcaaaaaaagtaTGGAACATAAATGATTCTTGATCCCAAGCTATTCATCGTAAAATTGGGTTAATGATGGCCTTAGACAACCAGCCGTTTACTTTAGTTGAAGATACAGgtttcaataatttattaaatcatcTAGAACCTAGATATTCCTTACCAAGTAGAATATATTTTTCCCAAACAATAACTCCTCAACTTTACAtgaaattaaagaataaaatttctattaagttaaaaaaagcaaaccacataagttttttttcagatatatgGACATGCCCGATATCTCACGAATCGTTTATTTTATTGTCAGGACACTGTATTGATAAAGATTTTAACAGAATTGATGTGGTATTACATGCTTCTCATTTTTCTGAAAGCCATACAGGAGtaaacatatctaaaaaaagttagaaagtATGTGGGATAGCTGGAAAATTCAAGTTGAAAGACGACACCTTCTAGTAAGAGATGGTGCTAGCAATATGGTTAAAGGGAGTAATCTAGCCGAAATTCCATAAATCCATTGtaccattcatttactttaattagCTGTTTCAGATTCAATCATGAGTGAAAATATTGTAATTGATGTCCTTTCAAAATGTCGTCgacttgtaacttattttaatcATTCGTCCCTAGCATGTagcaattttaagaaaattcaGCAACAACAAATCTTGACAATCTTTGTCTTGTTCAAGATGTCCCAACAAGATGGAACAGCACTTATTTGATGCTTGAaagattaaacaaattaaaaatttcagttcaACTATACTTAGCAGAACGTTCTGACTTATTGACTTTTTCTACTTTTGAATGGACACTTATATCAAGCATTATTAAACTGTTAAAACCCTTTTTCCACTTAACTCAGGAAATGAGTTCAGAAATAACAACTTTGTCCTCTGTTATTCCAAATATATgcacattaaataaatatatgtccAAATGTCAAGTTGATTTAAGTATTCAAAAAACTCAGAGTCAacttaaaacatctttaaaaaatcgattttttgcAGAAGCAAACGATGTAAAGTCTTTGCACATCACGAAAAATAGATGCTATGTTATGGCTACATCAATAGATCTAACatataagttttctttttttgatgatGATACCAAAAAACAGGCTAAGTATTGGTTAATAAATGATGTTTTATCCtatgaaaaaacaatagtttGTTCAGAAGAAGTAGATTTTCATGTAAATGAATCACCACAattaaagttttcagtaaatactaaaaaagaaaactcaCTTGAATCGTGATTTAAAGAGATTATAAATGTAACATCTGAAAAAACGATACCTTCCAAAAAAggaaaagtagaaaaaaaatcgAATGAGATATTGattagaaaagaaataaaaaaaatttatttttgaaccaCTGGTAGACAGAAAATGCTGTCCATTGAAGGCTTGGATGCAAGAAGAACAATTTCctctattaaaagaaattgcttTAAAACACCTATGCACTCCAGCATCATCCGTATTTTCAGAAAGAATGTTCTCAGAATATGGTAACATCTATGAGAAAAAAAGACCTAGATTATTACCTAAAACAGGAgaaatgcttttatttattcatcACAATGGTAGGAAAATAGATTAActcttttatttgaatttacttatttgaaattagttatttgttgaaattttgtttgttattttctatgtattttttctttcttatgtAATATAAGACTTGTTGCttcataaaatttgttaattggAGTTACGAgccatccataaagtatgtagACACGCATGGAGTGTGGGAATACCAAAATATCATACCTGGCCATATCCGGCCGGATAAATAATATATCCGGCCGGATACCGAGTACCGGATTATCCGGCATTTTGGCCGGATAATCCGGCCGGGTATCATATCCGTTACACCTCTAATAATAATTgcaatatatattgcatatcCAAGGAAGTTGTTTTATGCAGCCCCTTACATTTTGAAATTGCAATACTGTAGCAGTAGGCCCACACTTTCCGAAAGTAATTTTACAAGAGTAATTTATGgctcttgaaaaaataaaagtttagatatgttcttgatatttttaaaaagtgggtTATAAACATCaccaagaatatatatatatatttttatatctgattaataaaataataaaattttacattttttggatttatattaGGTGATCATTAATTCAAGATCacttaaatttgtttgatttataatataattagaatatgctttttctttgcttttcttaGGTTTCCCCTAATAGCCAGCTCCCATTAGAAATTTAGTACCAGTCATTAAACTGGGAGTGTAAACATTCTGGAGCAATTAAATCTCGAGGAAAAGGAAAGCGTCAGGTAGTcgtaataacaaaacaatatttatagttaatatttttttatatttagttatttcacaatgttatatatatacctaGCTTATTTGTGTATGAATCCTACCTACcagtgatttatttagtttttatttattccaaACTTCAGCTATAAGCTTTAACACTAGAAGGCTAaggttttttatatacttagaAACCGCAAAGTGGATCAATTGATCcaacttaatatttatatgcatttagacttattttcttctttaaatgTATGAAACTAACAgttaaaactgttaattttgatgtaaattatataaaatatataaatttctttcaccctacatatgtatatatatatatatatatatatatatatatatatatatatatatatatatatatatatatatatatatatatatatatataggttttatGGTCAAATTACGGCACGTTTTAATCTAAGTAGAAGTTTAGCAGCATGATTTGCCTAAATCTGAATTACTAGCTGAATTACTGAATTATTCAAACAGATTATTTAAacggaaaaaaaatgaaacaaaatgaaaatattagcgaataaaataaaatattgttccCGCATATATGGTATGTATATACTGCCACCACAGTACACTAATAATACTGTTTTACACTATGAAACTTACTACTATATTGCCCTGGAGAAAAATATCGTAAAAGCTAATGATATTAAAATGAAACGCTTAAGTTCAGCAAACGCTGATGGTGCTTCATCATCAGATGAtgcttcatcatcatcattcaTTCAAAACCTCTGTTGTAGCACATCCTATTTCAAATGACCAATTAGTTACATATCAACGTCTACAACGTGTGTCGGCGCAATAGTGTTTGTTCATGTTACAAGAACACTCGGAAATTGACAATGGTGATGAATCAGAttcaacaaaagaaaatgacGAGGCAGATGTTGCTGAAGATAATCTTTCTGATGGtgatgaaattaatatttttatttacaattcaGAAAGTAGGGGCAGTCATGACGTAGAAGAAAACTCATGCGGTGGGAGTAATGATTTAACTGTTAAAACTCAAAGAGATGATGTAAAATGGACTATTGTGTCAAAAGTTGAGGTAACTGGAAGATTTCAAACTCAGAATGTGTTTACTGCCAAGAGCGGAACAACTTCTTATTGTCGTAATATTTTGACACCTATTGATGCATTTAGAATAATTATGGATGAAGGGTTTACACGCTTTATCAAAAAATGCACTATTTTATCTGCCAATTTATCAAATGAAGGATGTAATATTAGCGACATTGAACTTGATGCTTTCATAGGCTTAATACATCTTCGCAGATGCATGAACGCAAGAAATTTTCCAGTTAAATTCCTTTGGTCTGAAAAACATGGCAACAAAGCTTTTATAGAAACTATGCAGCGTTCTCGATTTAAAGACATCATGAAAAACATTAGATTTGATATACGTTCAGAACGTAGAGAGCTCCTCTAAAGTGATAAATTTGCTCTTACacactaaaaaataaaggtagaaatttttagttaagGTAAGATATGTGATATACCCTTAGTaaggtataattttctaccttataaggtagaaaattatacctttaagttagaaaattgtttttaagttagaaataattgtttttaatataattttctaccttaaaaggtaaaaaattataccttaCTAAGGGTATATCACATATTCTACCCTAAGGTTGAtatttctacctttttttttagtgtgtatATCACGGGTGCTGGCAAGATTTGTAGAAAACAGTCTAAAATGCTATATACCTGTGGAGTCTTTAACAACTGATGAGCAGTTGTTCCCATCTAAAGCTCGATGTCGCTTTATACATTATATGCCTAACAAACCGTACAAGTTCGGAATCAAATTCTGGAATTTAGCtgatctaaaaaataaatatggtcTCAATATCAAACCGTATGTAGGCAAAGATGAAAGCCGTGAAGAAAATTTGGGTACTCATGAGGTCATGTCACTAATGGAACCTTATTTTGGCCGCGGGTATAATGttactaaaaataacttttttgcaagTGTCGATCTTGCAACAAAACTTATGCAAAAGAGAACGTCAATTGTTGGAACAGTTAAACATAGTAGAAAAGAAATTCCAGCATTTAATCCACTTCCACATTCGAATTTCTACATAAATAGACCATTAAACTTGGTTTTCTACCAGGCAAAGAAAAAAATctgtaattttattatcaacacTTCATAGAGGGGCAACTAAGCAATGTGATGGGAAGAAGAAAGCAGAAGGAATACTTTATTACAATGCGAATAAATGTGGAGttaatatgttaaatttaatgtGTAGACAAATGTCAACAAAATCTGGGTGCCGATGCTGGCCGCTAGctattttcttcaatattttgGACTTAACCGGTGTAAACGCTtggatcatttttaaaaaagttacacaACAAAAAATTTCGAGACAAAAGTTTCTTTACACTTTATCTGAACAGTTAAGAGAAGCAAATATTACTCACCGAAAATTACTTGCTGCCAACAGTAATACCACAATAGCTACCAATAGTAATACACAATAATCAACTCTGAGATGTCAGATAAAATCAAACTGCAAACGAAATCTGACATCAACAGTATGTGCAAATTGTAAGGAAGCTGTTTGTGGAAAGTTCTTGTCAAATATATGCAAACATTGCAAATAACCTTAATTATTTGACTAAAATTGTTATGTATATGCACGTTTTCTATAAGGTGGATCAATTGATCCAGCTTAGGTTTATtaggtataaatatttatagtcgCATCTCTGAATGagttttttatgtagtttttccGTTTTTCAGTAAATTATATCTAAGtaataaaagtcataaaacatcattttatcaacattaaaattttagcttcagCAAAGTATCAAAGTCGTGATTAGATCAATTCATCCACCTTGGGGCTTCTAgtgttaatttctttttttttaaactcatactTCTTTTTTAGACTCATACTTTTGCTAATGGATGTTCTGTGAATATAACCATTGTGTAAGAACTttgatttataaatgtttttattgaatttcatGTTAGAATACATACTAACTACATGGGTCATTTATGGGAATAAAAAAACACCATACGTCATTTGGAGCAAATAAACActatatgtaatttaaaataaataaacaccaTAAGTCATTTAGAATGAATAAACACCCAGTCTTCTCCGTTTGGCAAGCGCTCTCGCGCTCTTGCAGTTTTGCGCTCGCCCACACGCCTGCCAAAACTTTGATCAGTGCTTTTCCTAGCGCTCGCCAGTAATTTTCAAGCgtgtttttaaattgcaacaaatctttttttctatttattaaaaagttctttttttttatataaagaagtaCAAAAAAACAGATATTTGTTTAAATCGCGCACGACAGACAAATAGTGACTTCCGGCCAGCGCTTTTTCGTGCGCTGGCAGTAAGTAAGtcatttagaataaataaacaCCATAGGACATTtaggataaatttttattttgttactttttatttattttatgctatattttattataaaccatAAATTATATCCAAAGACATTGTTGACTGAGCTAAGGTACAGTGCCAACTAAGCTATCTGACCATGGAACATATATTATGTGTAGGAAGAGCTTTTATAACTTGGA
This genomic interval from Hydra vulgaris chromosome 01, alternate assembly HydraT2T_AEP contains the following:
- the LOC136074499 gene encoding piggyBac transposable element-derived protein 4-like; this encodes MLQEHSEIDNGDESDSTKENDEADVAEDNLSDGDEINIFIYNSESRGSHDVEENSCGGSNDLTVKTQRDDVKWTIVSKVEVTGRFQTQNVFTAKSGTTSYCRNILTPIDAFRIIMDEGFTRFIKKCTILSANLSNEGCNISDIELDAFIGLIHLRRCMNARNFPVKFLWSEKHGNKAFIETMQRSRFKDIMKNIRFDIRSELCISRVLARFVENSLKCYIPVESLTTDEQLFPSKARCRFIHYMPNKPYKFGIKFWNLADLKNKYGLNIKPYVGKDESREENLGTHEVMSLMEPYFGRGYNVTKNNFFASVDLATKLMQKRTSIVGTVKHSRKEIPAFNPLPHSNFYINRPLNLVFYQAKKKICNFIINTS